A single Candidatus Margulisiibacteriota bacterium DNA region contains:
- the rsmA gene encoding 16S rRNA (adenine(1518)-N(6)/adenine(1519)-N(6))-dimethyltransferase RsmA, giving the protein MDRFKKSLGQNFLTDKNIVKKLLRNVPNHHPILEIGTGNGNLTIELVSHTQEQIKSYEIDEMAFNEAKERLGEFNNLELLLEDFLTAEINFDKPYLVVANIPYNITSPIIAKCLALPNIIGVYLLIQKEMADRVIAQHGTKDYSSFSIFCQTRAKCSRLFNVSASCFVPQPKVDSSYIEIIPTTEFTSKINNIDIYNKIVKNAFWGKRKTLMNCLVKGPYLKFKKEEILPVFAKLQIQENVRGQQLSVESFIDLANNLQ; this is encoded by the coding sequence ATGGATAGATTCAAGAAATCTTTAGGACAAAATTTCCTAACTGATAAAAACATTGTCAAAAAACTCTTACGTAATGTACCTAATCATCACCCTATTCTAGAGATTGGTACTGGTAACGGAAACTTAACCATAGAGCTTGTAAGTCATACCCAAGAACAAATCAAAAGCTATGAGATAGATGAAATGGCTTTTAATGAAGCAAAAGAAAGACTAGGCGAATTTAACAATTTAGAATTACTTTTAGAAGATTTTTTAACAGCTGAAATTAACTTTGATAAACCTTACCTTGTTGTAGCAAACATCCCCTACAACATAACCAGCCCAATCATAGCTAAATGTCTTGCTTTGCCTAACATAATAGGAGTTTATTTGCTTATTCAAAAAGAAATGGCTGACAGAGTTATAGCCCAACATGGAACTAAGGATTACAGTTCGTTTTCTATTTTCTGTCAAACTAGAGCAAAGTGCAGCAGATTATTTAACGTGTCTGCCTCTTGCTTTGTACCTCAACCAAAAGTTGATTCCAGTTATATAGAAATAATTCCAACCACAGAGTTTACTTCTAAAATAAATAATATTGATATTTATAATAAGATTGTGAAAAATGCCTTCTGGGGAAAAAGAAAAACGCTGATGAACTGTCTTGTAAAAGGACCATACCTTAAATTCAAAAAAGAAGAGATACTGCCCGTTTTTGCGAAATTACAAATACAAGAAAATGTCAGAGGTCAACAACTCTCAGTAGAAAGTTTCATTGATTTAGCTAATAACTTACAATAA